The following are encoded in a window of Brevibacillus sp. DP1.3A genomic DNA:
- a CDS encoding energy-coupling factor transporter transmembrane component T, whose product MKEEANEKETARTRRLGPRTHLLVLVIASILTMIVRDDIQVHLLVALSVVYLVWNYLSRKAFQLVVFYCVCMTFVFFMPNALSLGTMKLIVYTMVRMMPVIMIGTVLIYTPPGSIMSAFEKMYVPKTILVMICILIRFFPVVLLEMKAIRDGIRARGIFPQWYSVLKHPAMAYECFFMPLVVRCLKLSSELASSAELRGIECTNARTSIYPIGFKITDGIVVGVYALIGSAIYWTGGMIS is encoded by the coding sequence ATGAAGGAAGAAGCTAATGAAAAAGAAACAGCGCGTACGAGACGTCTCGGTCCCAGAACGCATCTGTTGGTGCTGGTAATAGCAAGTATCTTGACCATGATCGTTCGTGATGATATACAGGTGCACTTACTGGTGGCACTAAGTGTAGTGTACTTGGTATGGAATTACCTGTCCAGAAAGGCGTTTCAACTGGTCGTGTTCTATTGCGTGTGCATGACTTTTGTGTTTTTTATGCCGAATGCGTTGTCGTTGGGAACGATGAAGCTCATCGTCTACACGATGGTGAGGATGATGCCGGTCATCATGATCGGCACGGTTCTGATCTATACGCCACCTGGTAGTATCATGAGTGCCTTTGAGAAGATGTATGTCCCCAAAACGATTTTGGTGATGATTTGCATTTTGATCCGATTTTTCCCCGTGGTCCTTTTGGAAATGAAAGCGATTCGTGACGGAATCCGCGCCAGAGGGATTTTTCCACAGTGGTACAGCGTACTGAAGCATCCGGCCATGGCCTACGAATGTTTTTTTATGCCGTTGGTCGTCCGTTGCCTGAAGCTGTCGTCAGAACTGGCGTCGTCTGCTGAGCTCCGCGGTATCGAGTGCACAAATGCGCGGACCTCTATCTATCCGATTGGCTTCAAGATCACGGATGGCATCGTCGTCGGGGTGTATGCGCTGATAGGCTCGGCAATTTACTGGACGGGAGGGATGATTTCGTGA
- a CDS encoding AraC family transcriptional regulator, producing MKDILTELHTPCLMQCGFYPDDDHGPYNREGTCFSVLPEKGQGRYWTYTRDNLFSISIQDFVFYEDLFLEFQQPKYLSFNYYDSVSGEEFNPYKRLSSGCIRVHIGYNNLYRASYRKNIPIRSTAIEIMPEYYEDYLKSKYPVEYKDLRSSFITIDGMTNFAELVFLLRQIRNFRGTGIAAKLYYEGKVAEAVSLIVEKAKAHKKTHPSKSISRQDMDGLTAVTAYIDDHFSSEIHLEHLARIACMGLTKLKYTFKQANQCTITEYIQNKRMNHAEQLLTSTDLHINQIAYIVGYHNSSRFSQLFRKSTGLLPNEYRRFTVTSK from the coding sequence ATGAAAGATATTTTGACGGAACTACATACGCCGTGTTTAATGCAATGCGGCTTTTATCCTGACGACGACCACGGTCCATACAACCGCGAGGGTACTTGCTTTTCTGTTTTACCAGAGAAAGGTCAGGGGCGTTACTGGACTTATACGCGCGACAACCTGTTTTCGATTTCGATCCAAGATTTCGTCTTTTACGAGGATTTGTTTCTGGAGTTCCAGCAGCCCAAGTACCTGAGCTTCAATTATTACGATTCCGTCTCTGGAGAAGAATTCAACCCATATAAACGATTGTCAAGCGGTTGCATCCGCGTCCATATCGGCTATAACAATTTGTATCGGGCCAGCTATCGCAAAAACATTCCCATTCGCTCGACAGCTATTGAAATCATGCCGGAGTATTACGAGGATTATTTGAAAAGCAAATATCCAGTAGAGTATAAGGACCTGCGCTCGTCCTTTATTACTATAGATGGGATGACGAATTTCGCGGAGCTTGTTTTCTTGCTCCGACAGATACGGAATTTTCGGGGAACGGGAATTGCCGCAAAGCTGTACTACGAGGGGAAAGTCGCAGAAGCAGTATCGCTAATTGTGGAGAAGGCCAAAGCACATAAAAAAACGCATCCATCCAAAAGCATATCCCGACAGGATATGGACGGCCTGACAGCTGTTACAGCCTACATTGACGATCACTTCTCCTCCGAAATACACTTGGAGCACCTCGCCCGGATCGCCTGCATGGGACTCACCAAGCTAAAATACACCTTTAAGCAAGCGAACCAATGCACCATTACCGAATATATCCAAAACAAGCGAATGAATCACGCTGAGCAACTGCTCACGAGCACCGATTTACACATCAATCAGATTGCGTATATCGTAGGCTATCACAACTCCAGTCGCTTCTCCCAGCTGTTTCGCAAAAGCACCGGCCTATTGCCCAACGAATACCGGAGATTCACGGTGACAAGCAAATAG